The nucleotide sequence CGGTGAACGGCCCTTTGGGGTTCACATTAACATTTTAGAATGAACTACTATTTTCTGCTTTTTAAAAGATATCCTTTAAGGAACTCACGTTTCCAGGTCATGTTGTATGACCAAATCATCGTTTCCACCGGAGAAGACGTAGGTGTTTTGGGTATCGAATCCCAAACAGAATATGTTGCTGGCATGCTTCTCGTTCATGGATCGGGGCTTTCCCAATTTGGACACCACCTCGCGGTCGACGTTCCACAGCAGAACCCTCTTGTCGTCGCCCCCTGACAGATTAATGATTAACATGGATTAGCAGGACGTCAGGAGGGCAGCTATCAACAGGTTGTTCCTCTCACCTGAGGCCAGGAACTGACCACCCGGGCTGAACTCCAGGGCATTTACACAACCATAGTGACCGGTCAGATTACGCTGGTAGAGGTTCTCCGCCGCACTCAGTCGCTCGCGGAAAATGGCCGAGGGGAGGTGGCCAGCCACCAACTGGTTCTCCCGCTGGCTGAGGGCCAGGTCCAGGTTACGGGTCTCCAGGGAGCGCAGGTTTCGCCAGAGGGTCATCTTACCGGTTCGGTCAAATGGTGTTCTTCACACGACAGTCGAGAGGCTAAGGCTACAATGGGTGGGCTCCGGAATCAGGTTCTGTTGTGGTCTCCAGTGGGGCAGCGGTCCAAGCATATCGCTCTCACACTCCGGTGGTGCTGTTCTTTTTTTAGTCGAGAAAATTGTGGCTTCGGAGTGGAACCGCAGAACACTTTTTCACATCGGAACTTAACACTCAATTTCGCACTTTTAAAGGCCAGAAAAgcacattaaaaatatatttgcagTTGGTAAAATTACAGCCAGAAAAGCGAACACATCAGTGTATTTTTCAGAGAACTGCGACGACTCGTTTCGACGGTTTTATCATCACATCGCATCGCCCTAATCAAAACTAAAACAGAAAGTATACAAACCGAGAAACCACCGAACAGCTGTTTGCCCAGCCAGTTACAGTGGTACCAAGGTGCTCGAAAATTGTAGATTAACCGGGGCTTGAATCTTGGATAAGGGAGTTAAAAtcttaattatttaaatttaattttaattcagcTGGTGCACCTCTACTGTGGACTATACGATATTAGCTGTTGCATTAAAATTCAGAATTTTGGAAAGATTATCCTTGTCAGACCTTAACAAATAGGTAACTTACAAAGtctatttaaaattaaaacccGATTGATAAACTGATGAGAGATAAAGGTGCAGTGTTcagaaaatgcattttaatttttcatctCTATACCCTAGAGTTTTACGTATCGAAACTGTATAACATCAACCGAGGTAGTCAGTTTAGATCAGATTTTGTAACCAGAGTTTCGAAAATTTGTTGTGTTTTTTGGAAGACCCTAGTTGACTTAGGAAAATCGTAATGGCCGACAATAATACAATGTCAGAGACCGAGGAAATGATTCCTGGTAAGCTCTTCGGCTTGGAAAACACTCCCCCAACGTGATCCctttaaatatatagaaaaCCGTATATCCTGGTTTTAATTTCTATACCCATactaacttttttaaatatacccCAGTCTTTCTGGAGAATGTAGATGAAAAAGAGCAGGTGCGTCGGATAAGTGCCTACCTCCAAAACCTGCGGGATCGATTGCGAGAGGGAATCCAACAGCACCAGATGGTCGTTCAGTCTTCGTTGCAACTACTTAAGGAGGTGGGCGACGTGAACAACATGATGCAGTTGGCGAGGAGTGGCCACCAGGCCCAGGCCACCAAGATCCGACGCCTGATCATGGGTTTCGAAACGGCTAATGCGGCGAACGCCCCGCAAATCCCCACTGTGGCAGGTATAAGTTTGCCCTCGGATTTGTCCGAGATTCATGGACTTTTAGTGGAGTTCGAGCACCTCAATGAGAGCCAAGTTTTGCGGGAAAGTCTACTCAGCTTCAAACGTGCCCGGGAATCGCTGGAGAAGGTTCTCGGCTTTCTGGAGAAGATTGGCAACGAATCTCCAAGGCCATCTCCTCAAGGAAGCCAGCTGTTTGGGAGTCCTAGTGCCAGTCGCAGCCTCCGCGAGAAGATCGAGGCCTTCAACAAGGTCTTGGAGGCGGCTCCCGAGAAGTTGGGCGACACCTGCCGGCACTTCACAGAGTGCTTCTGCAGCTGCTGCAGCTTGGATGAGTCCCACGAATCTGGAGGACGAAAACCCCTCCCTGTCGCCTCGAAAACCAATTCGGGATACGAAGGCGACATCGACAGCGAAGTTGAACAGGCGGATAAGTTCACCTCCACGGAGGCCGTTCCCTAAATGACTGGCTGATAATGAAGTCAAACTCAAAATGACAGTCGCGAAAGAAGGGGATACAAATTAAAAGTATCTTTTGAACGACTGCAAACAGTTtatagataaatattttacgtTTTATGGATATATAAAagaattgaaatttaaaaaaagctCATATGACTCGTCCATTAAAATCATCGTAAACTACACGTAAAAGTTGGTATAAGAAtgatgtaaaaaaataaaatctaaGTTTTTAAATGCCGACAGTCCTTTAAATTTAGTATACAGAATGACTTATCAAAATGAACgttaaatacaaatattgGATAAATGTTGTATAATTAGTTAGTAGTGATCCCGAGATTTGTTATTTACCTTGTAAACAAATAATGGTATATGAACTGTACAACACAAAATAAGCTTTTCAAGACTAAGTTTAATAACAGGTTGTGGGATAATATTCAATAATCTTATGTTTTTAGCTAAAAATTCGTTACTTATCATACATATATACCGTCTGAGATGTTAATCAAATATTAGTTTGCCTCTGATTATATCTTAGGGGCAAACAGAGGTAAATGCTTCATTATTTTGTGACATAAGTGGCGGGCTAACTAGGAACTCCTTTCGAGTGTTAAAATATTACCTCCGAACATGAGTAAAATATCAAACTCGTTCAGGTAATAAGGTATTGTCTTCATTGTGACGATTGAGGTGGAATtacaaatatgaaaatatcaCACTAAAGGCCGTTTTGTTGCCTGCatgttaaactaaaattaGGTCTTAAACCTAGAAAACGTATGGAACATTAGAGTTTAAAACATATGTTTAGTTTAACATCCAGGCGAGTAACTGGGCTCAAACTACGGTAAAATCATCTATAAAATCGCGATGCATCCCTGGATATTCTGGCTCGGCCGAATTCACTGCGAAGTCAGCAGCTCGACTCCGCGGCCTGGAACAGATCCGAATAGTTGATGGCGAAGAAGATGGCCACCGCTCCGATGGCAGATCCCAGCTGCGTTATGGCGCCCACCCAGACCAGCGACTGTCCCCCCTGCGCCCTCATAACTGTGGTGATTCCCAGTTTCGTGTAGCTCACAATTCCCACCAGCAAAGTCCAGGCGGTAACGATGAGTATGGCGCCAATGGTTTGGTCGTGAAGTGGTGGCAGAGGACTCATTGCGGCTGTTGTGAAAACATAGCTGGTCAGCAGACCAGCCAGGATAGAGAGCACTGTGATGATCCGCAGGGATGTGAAATGCAGGAACATGGCCATAAAGCAGGCTACCGGATTGGCAATCACACTGAGGGTGGCCGCCAGATGATAAGCTTGGGATCCGTACGGGGCACTCGAGTAGGACTGTATGCTGCCAAACATTCCGTTGCTGAACAGCGAGATGGCTCCGATCAGCAGGAGCAGATACGTGTACTGTCCTTTGCTAAGTTTTTCCGCCTTGGGCTGGTTATCCGCCTCTCCGTACACGTACTTGTTGCCCTCGCTGACGGTCACCTGGGCGTACTCCCTCCTGGCTACGGGGAGCGAGTTCAGGAGTGCATACCCCACATAGGCGAGCACCATCAGAGCGAAAAGGATGAGGAAGAAGACTCGGGTGTCGAATCGTGGCGGTGTCTTTTGTAGTTCATAGATCTCCTGTCCAGTTTCTGTTACATTGACCAAGACACAGTCGCCACTCTCGCCGATTCCTTGGATTAAAGCGAACACGCTGGGCAGAAGTCCACTCAGGCCCTCGCCAATGAAGTAGGTTACCATGTACTGCTCCTTGAAGCGACCCATGTAGGGCATAAAGAGCACCGAGCTTGTGCAGGCATTCAGCGCCGTGAAACAGGTTAGCACAAATAGGGCCAAGCTGTGATCCGCGCCAGCCACCGGAGCAGTTTGGTTGTAGAAGAACGCCGTCAGCAAGCAGGAGAAGGCTCCCACCAGGAGCACTCCGTGGATGGTCCACCCGTCATTCAGCTTTTTGGGGGAATACTTCTGGATGGCCGTGTAGAGCAGCGGGCCGAGGTTGCCAATCTGCACCATAACGCTGAGATAGGATGGTAGACTCCAACCCTCTGGAGCCTCGTCCACCAGTAGGGGAAGTTGGATGAAGGTGCCATTCACGCCCAGCCAGGTTCCGATGCCAAAGAAGATGGCCAGCACGTCGACGATCCAGCTCCGGTTTCTCAGCCTCGAGGTCATCTccatagttttttttttgctttccCAGTTAAGGAACAAACTCAGCTCACTTTTCTTGGCTTCAAGCGAGGGGCATCTGTGGAAGGAAGATTAGATAGAGTCTAAGTAATATACATGTTAAACAAAGTGCTAATTATCTTTTcatacttaaataaaatttactttttttataatctgattattattatgattaatTGGATATTTGGATATTTCTGTATAACTGTCTGAAAAGAATTAACCAGTTCTTTTAAACAAACAAAGAAAGTATTTTGTATGTTAATACCGGTGCATTTATGTGTGTATACTCTTGTAATATAGCTAATAACAATCTGAGTTCTACCTCATTCTGCTCCGAGTTCATAAAAAGCTATTTCAAGCTTGCAACATTGTAGACTACTATTTGTATAGGTTTATGGCACCCATGTCAAAATTCCCTGTTAGTTTCGCCCAATGGTTCAGATAAGCCTTAAAAAGTCTTGATAATGAGCATATGGTATTTACAGTGCATTATGTTTGTCTTTTGGACAGATAACCTAGCAAATACGATTACAGTATGTGGTGGTTTTACGTTACACATGGGTTCCACACGGAAAAATTGTGTATGTATGTGCTACCGAAGAAATATTTACCGAGTATTaattacaaataaattaaaatatattaattgtACACTTATGGCATGTAGTAATATTGATTGATCTAAGAAATTGTACTTTTTGGGCACGTCGAATTAAAAGATTAGATACATAACGACGCAACCACTTTTAAAATTTGCCACAGTAAGCGATTGGATATATCAAAAAACCAATTATGAAACTTAAGAGGTGGCTGGATATATCTCAGCACTAATCTTATTTTCAAGTGATATTGAGTGGTATGCCGGTGGTCACATACCTCATCTAATCTCCTAATTCAATTAATTTGTGACCAGCCGACTGGAGTGCCGTTCTCTGCACGTATCTGGCTGAAGACGATAAGAATCACAATCGGAAACCTAGCATTGCAAACCGAATATAGGAAATAATTTCATCTTAAACCCTCACCCAAACTTATATGACATAATCAGCTTCGGAAGACATTAAACCGTCCGTTAGATTTTTGATGAACTggtaaaaaagtaaaatatgGAAGACAGTCGCAATAACTTTGCCTAAAGCGGAGATAAGATCATACCCAATTTATATCTCATTGACAAAATGCGTCAAACTTTCCCTTACGTTTAAAGTGCAATCGTTCTAAAAAATGCATACTCATGCAtgttaattgaattttttttcCTGTTCAATATCAATATCCATATCAGATATACAACTATTTTCATGAATGTTTTCTGGTGATTAGAAACTCGAAGTTTTAGTTTGCTACATTTACACTGCTTACAAGGTTGATACCAGGCGAAAATGAGTTACAGCTACGATTAAATTTGTTCAGTACAAGAATGTAGAAATGTAGACCTAGAAACCCAACAGAGTACTACAATTTTTGAATTTGAAAATAGTCTGCTGTTTGTGCGAAAGAAAGTTGTAGTTTATTTCTTAGGTAATCCAATTGTGAATATATGTTCCCAATATTTCTGataaaaaataacatttttccgAGTTTAAAGATAGATAGATGAATGAATTGTCTTTTTCGCTACATAAATTTTACAATCTGGGGTTATGGCTGATACGTCTCGAAATGATCATAAATCATAATGTCAGACTAAATTAGAGAAAGAGAGGGGGAAAAAGCCCGCCTGCAGCTTTTAAACCCAATTCCAAACTGGTTTTCGCTCTATAGTTGGAGAAAAACGTAAACAAACCCAAAGAAGTGTAATTCGGCGCTCACCTGGCGAAATTCGCGGGATTCGGAGCGGCGTCGTCCAACGTCGAAATCTGGCCGTAGACTGGCCCTACCGGATTCGTGGATCCAGCAGCTCCTCGGCTTTTGTGGTACCTGCTCATTTTCGGATTCCGAGTGTGCTCGTCGAATTAATTTATGATCCCTGTGGCGAGGCGATTAGATTTCTCGATCCAGGCCACTGTGGACAAAATGCGCCTGGTTAGTTATTAAAAATCAACGGCTCAATTGGCGAAATGTGGGAAATCAAAGGCAATTGGCTGGTTAATTTCCGTGAGAGCCGCCAATAAATACAAAGTCGAAGTTCCAATTTGGAGGCCCGAGAAGGCTAAATTATGCAATATTCTGGGAATTTCCATAGACCGTGCTGCAGGATGTGAAATGCACAAGTTGGAGTGTCCGAGAGGGGGAGTGTTCAGAAGGCGAAGAAGAGACGTCCAGCTTTGGCCAATTCGGTCAGCCATTTGAACAATCAAAAGTCGAATTTCATTTAATACATCTGAGGCAAGAACAAACTGACAGTCGAACAGCTGTTCGatgaaaaaatactgaaaCTGAACTACCGCACGTGCGACGACAAGAGAAAGAGAGCGTATGTAGCTTTTGTTATGGTTATCGTACTGAGTACTTCATTTTGGAAGGGTATATTAGTTTagttacaatatatttttatacatgtatgtataagtattttttaagttattaaaatgTGGAGTAAAACCTATTACAAAAACCTAACTATTATAGTTATACTTTAAAAATTCGTTGTTTTTAAACGACCGTTATATGTaggtaaaatttatttctaGAAAAGCTCTAACTTTAAATTATTCGGGGGTATGAGGAGGGCTATATTATATGCGTTCAACTTCGTATGACCCATCATCAGTGAGACAAATATCACGATGATTTGTTAATTATCAATACTTTCATGCTGGCTACGCATACAAATTTATATCATACCAAGCTATAGATAACAATATTGGTGGTTCTTTAAACCAAAAGTTACATTTCGCTGTGACCCATATAAGAGATTGTTGCTCTCTGCCCAAGCGATCGATGTTAATCTGTCTAAGCCAAAAGAAAACTGCACACCACTATGCACTATTTTTACTGTTCAACAGTGTCTTTTATTAAAGCGCCAGTAATGAAATATGTGAAAACCAATCCCCCAGAAACCCAAATGAATGCACAAATGTTCGCCCCAGCTGGAGCACTTGGAATGCCTGTCACGCAGCGCATCCCAATCCCGCGAATCGCCTCGGTTGCCTAGTTTGAGCAGAGCTGTCGGTACCAGCTTTTGCTCTCCCTGCACTTTGGATTGGAGCACATGGGGCAGCGCATGAGGAATTTGGGATTGACCGACTGCTCTGACTTCAGGTGGTCTGCCACAATGTTGCTCAGGGCGTCGATGAACAGCGGGTGGTCGTTGGGGGCCGCCGCGCGCCTGATCTCTTCCACGCCCACCTCCTTGGCCAGCTCGTCGCAGTACTCGATGTCCAGCTCGTGCAGCGTCTCGATGTGCTCGTTCACAAAGGCAATGGGCACCAGGATGAAGTTCTTGAGGCCTTGCTTGACATAGCCCTGTAAAGATTAATTGGTTTTATAACTTGATCCATTGAAAACTCCTTATTCGAGTCGCACCTTGATGGCATCGTCGGTTGCAGGGGCCAGCCAGGGCAGCGGGCCCACCTTGGATTGCCAGGCCAGACTGTAGGGATTCGTCTGGCCCAGTTCCTGCATCACCATGTGCACGCTAGCCCCGATCTCCGAGGGATACGCATCGCCCCGGCTCACAGCCTTCAGAGGGAGGGAGTGGGCGGTAAAGAGGATGACCACATCGTTACGCTTTGTCTCCACGAACTTGGCCAGTTCATCGCGAATTCGCTGGGCAAAAGTCTTGATAAGGAGAGGATGGGTGCCCCACCGGTCGATGATGCTCCACTTGACGTCCGAGGGCAGGTTACTGGAGGGAAGAAATCGTGATTTATCATTGAATTTTTGTAGGGATCAATTACTCACTTGCTGCGGTAGTGAGTGAATATGGAGTTGAAGCTGGATCCGGAGGTTGCGCAGCTGTACTGTGGATACTGCGAGAAGAGGACAATGCGCTCTGGTTTGTCGCTGCAATTAGATTGTGAGTATAGGTATTAACAGTTCAATTATAATTATCCATGTTGATAGATAAGATAAAATGGGTTGAGACGAAGacacatttttaatattaaaacaaaagcTTTGGGGCAAATACCAACACCAATTTAATCTATGCATTTTTAGCTCTTATGCATTTCAAGAGACTGATGGTAATGAAGACCAATTTTAAGAACCTTGCAATGTTTACATCACTCTTTTCCGGCTTCCCAACCCAACTCACTTTTCGATCTCGGCCAGCGTGTTCTCTGTGAGCGGATTGACGTAGCGGAAGCCCACGTAGTGCTTGTGGGGACCCGTCTCCGGGGAAATCCTGTCCAGCTGCTCGCACATGAGCTGGCCCTGCAGCTCGGTCCACTTCAGGATCGGGGAGCCCCCGCCGATCTCCTTGTACTTCTTCTGCACCTCTGGCGTCCTGCGCTGGGCAATCCACGGACCCAGGCGGCTCTGCACCGGCAGCTGGATCATGTCCCGGTCGGTCATGATGCGGAGCAGGTAGTCGTGCACCTGGTCCGTGTGCGTCGGTCCGCCCATGTTGAGCATTAGGATTGCGGTCTTTGGCTTCTGGCCGCTTAGGTGGCGAACGCCGCCCGCTAGGCTGCCTGTGGGCGGAAGGGGTCATGGTTCTGGTAGACACTATCAACACTCGTCTGCTTACCTGCGAGTCTGCAGAGCTTCGTGTTATGCAAAAACATTGTTTAAGTTGACCCAAATAACCGCTATTACAGGAGGTGTTTTTTGTCCCAACTTATCGGACTATCGAACCGGTGGTAGTGATACCGCATCTCGACAAATCGGAGTTTTtggtattttgtatttttcgaTAGGTAACGCGCGGACATGCCAACTGGATTTCTGAACAACTGACTGTTCCAAACGCTCTAGGACATTTCTCAGGAACGCGTTTGGCGGGGACTTAATTTTTAAGAGATAGCACAAAAAATAAGAAGGAAATATAAAGGTATTTTACTTGTTGTAATATTGCTTGgtacataaaatataaataatatttatgttgtctgtttaatattttattagtattatttacGCCGTTagcattaaaaaatacacactgcattttgtattttatatatttaactgTAAGTAACCCACATAACAATATGGATATTATGAATTCAAATTAGTATTATTTCTTGATTTCCTGTATTCTATTTCGGTTTAGTAGCCAATTTGAAGTATATACCGATTTTAGGTCGGACAACGGTATATTTCCTGCGCCTGCGCTTTGGTTACGCCCCCTCACCACCCCCCGCAACACTGCGTGCAACGGTAAAAGCTGATGACAGTCGTGCAGTCTCGCTCTTGCACGCTGCATTTCGCTCTCGAATGTTTCACTTCCGATCAGCGAAAATTTTTCAGTTATTCCACTGAATAAAAACTCAATTGCAGTGAAAAAACACGGAGAACCACGTGTGCCAGGTGCCCAAGAGGTGCGATCAAACGGGAAACAACTTAGAGTGCCGTTGAACAGCGAGGAAAAGCGAAGGAAAAACGCCGCAGCAAAGTGAAAAAAGCAATAGGGAGTTGTGGAGTGGGAGTGAGAgtgagagggagagggagggAGCGCCATCGCGGTGGTGGGTGTACATACGTGTGCGTGTGCGTGCATTGGTGTTGTGTCCGTATCCGTGTTATCGCCAGCAGCATTGAGTTGCTCCAAATTCGCGGCGCACGCGCAGGACAATAGCTCGCGCTCTCTTGCTCTCTTTCTCAACTTAGAAACGGAACAGGATATTTTATTATACTGAAATTCGTACGCAGGAAATTCGCATAGTTGCGAAAGCTCCGCGCTGCCACACGGACGCATTCCGCTGCTGGCTCCCCCGCTCACCCGCACACCCTCACCCACACACACGCGCCCGTTCACACACTCGCGCAGAAATCAATTAAAAGCCAAAAAGATAAGTTGCAGTTTTTCCGGGAACCCAAAAACATGCTGAAATTAACACACAAGTGGCGAAAAAAATGCCGCAGCAAAACAGTTGCAGAGAAAGCGGTGAAAACGACGAAACTGTGAAACGAAAAGAATGGCAACGAAAGGACAGCGGAGAAAGTAGCAAAGCGCAAAGAGAGAGGCTGCAAGGATGTACTGCCATTTCGAGTTCCAAGCCATTGACCACCGAACCAGCGATTTGTCTCTAACAACAAAAGCACCCACGTAGCTATTTGCAATTTGCATTTTGCGTTCTCACTGCCCCGGAAGTAAAAGCAGCTTCAGCGGAAATTAAAACAAATCGAAGTCGAAATAAGTGGCAGAGCAGAGCAGGCGAGAAAGAGATAGAGAAAGAGCGAGCTACCGAGAGAGCCAGTGCATCCTCTTACAACACGGCACACATTTACGACCGGTGACTGCAACTGGCCCACTCCTCCGACTCCGGATCCGCCTACCGCCTACCGCCTCCCGCCCCTCCCCCTCTCGCCCTTCCCCGGTTGTCCCTTGCAATTTGTGATCTCATGTTTTCATAACTCGGGCAGCAGCCGTTGGCACGGATTAGACGGAAAACGTCAGGCGTCAGGACGTCAGGAGGCATCCAGATGCAAAGTGCAGGTGAGTGGCCCAAAAGCTGGGAAAAGCGGCCCATTCGGGGGAAAACTATTTAGCGAGAGTGCGATTCGAAGTGACAGGCGGCGATGAAGTGGACAGTTTTCAGTTAATTGAAGGGAACAGCGACAAGCTGATCAATGGAAATGTCCTTGTAGCTGTCAATTGCAGTTTACTTGATAAGCTGCTCTCATCTCCAAATGAGGGTTATGTGTTTGTGGGAATTGTTCTGTCATTACATCAAGTATGAAGATAAACCACTCGTGAATTTAAATAACTGCAGTACCTGGAATAAGCCATTAAAGACCGAAATGTATTGATATTTGATTGCATTTAATTATTTACAAAGTCAGACCTTACAAATTTTGGAAGCACTGACAAAAATGTATAACCTCAAAGAGAATCTGTAAGAAATGTATCTCAGAAGTTTGAGTTGGTTTTACCAAAATTTATAGTATCGAAATATAacagaattttttttatattaattaatacTAGTTCTTTACCGCCAAAATTGTGCAATTCTGAAATTAGAAAGTACCACCATTTCGCACTGGCAATTTTCATTTATACCCAAATCCTTTCACAACATTTGCCACTGGAATTTCAATTATTTCGGTTTTAATTAGAATGGCACTCCTGCACCCCAATCAAAACATGGCATTTCGTCAAAACAATACGAGCGGGGCAGAGCAGAAATGTAATATCGTGCGGTGGCTGTTCCAGCTTCAAAGTCTTTCAAGTTGCCCACTCCCACGGCAGTCGTAATATCTGAGAAACCAACAGGCAGACAGCAAGAAAGAAAGGACAGGATATAAGGCTGGGGGAGAGGATCCGGAAAGCAAAACATTAACCGCGACATTAACAATCAGAAATGTTTTTTCCCCTCGTTTTTTATTCCACTCAAAGCCGCCGTTCCATTTCTCCCTCTCCAAACCGCCCCTGGGGTCCACCAAACCACCCTCAGAGCTAAGAGCTTTGCTCCAATTTTACAAGCAAACAGTGAAATATTCGTGTGGGGCTACagaacataaaaataatacgAGAATAAAAGCAAATTTAAGCTAAACCACAAAAACTATCTTTATTTTATGCCGGAATTGTAAAAATACCCATTGTACTGAAAAGAACGCCAGCGAGAGCTTTATGTTGACCATAAATTTGATTATCAATAGAAACAATTTAAGCTGCCATTCGGgactttatttattgtttattgAATTTTCAAAGACCATTGAAGGCGGGAAACGAGAGATTTAAGATTTAAGACATGTAtcaaaaataaatcattttgttaataaactggtttatataatatataatctGAAAATAGATATAGTATTAACCAATGTTAATGCAAAAGGTAATTAAATTATGCTGAAAAACAGTAGATTAGGTATAGACATTCTCAGAACTGCTCATAATTCCACTTTATCCGCTTATATGGTACATACTCGTGCTTTAATGCAATGCCAGCTGTAATGTGGACTGGTGGCTCCCATGCTGTGCAACCATAATTCCATCCTTTTGATTCTGCACTCACTAATTAGATAAAACGCTAGGTTTCCCAGCAGTTTTGCCAGTTTCTATGGTTTCTAGCATATTTTTGGCGCTTTAGCGCTACTTCTGTCCGGCGTCCAAGTGGCGAGTTGCAAGTTGCAAGTTTGGAGTTTCGGGTTGCTGGTGGCATGTTGAACAGTAGCCTGGTGACAAAGCA is from Drosophila suzukii chromosome 3, CBGP_Dsuzu_IsoJpt1.0, whole genome shotgun sequence and encodes:
- the LOC108010820 gene encoding uncharacterized protein, coding for MADNNTMSETEEMIPVFLENVDEKEQVRRISAYLQNLRDRLREGIQQHQMVVQSSLQLLKEVGDVNNMMQLARSGHQAQATKIRRLIMGFETANAANAPQIPTVAGISLPSDLSEIHGLLVEFEHLNESQVLRESLLSFKRARESLEKVLGFLEKIGNESPRPSPQGSQLFGSPSASRSLREKIEAFNKVLEAAPEKLGDTCRHFTECFCSCCSLDESHESGGRKPLPVASKTNSGYEGDIDSEVEQADKFTSTEAVP
- the Rift gene encoding riboflavin transporter 2 isoform X1 codes for the protein MSRYHKSRGAAGSTNPVGPVYGQISTLDDAAPNPANFARCPSLEAKKSELSLFLNWESKKKTMEMTSRLRNRSWIVDVLAIFFGIGTWLGVNGTFIQLPLLVDEAPEGWSLPSYLSVMVQIGNLGPLLYTAIQKYSPKKLNDGWTIHGVLLVGAFSCLLTAFFYNQTAPVAGADHSLALFVLTCFTALNACTSSVLFMPYMGRFKEQYMVTYFIGEGLSGLLPSVFALIQGIGESGDCVLVNVTETGQEIYELQKTPPRFDTRVFFLILFALMVLAYVGYALLNSLPVARREYAQVTVSEGNKYVYGEADNQPKAEKLSKGQYTYLLLLIGAISLFSNGMFGSIQSYSSAPYGSQAYHLAATLSVIANPVACFMAMFLHFTSLRIITVLSILAGLLTSYVFTTAAMSPLPPLHDQTIGAILIVTAWTLLVGIVSYTKLGITTVMRAQGGQSLVWVGAITQLGSAIGAVAIFFAINYSDLFQAAESSC
- the Rift gene encoding riboflavin transporter 2 isoform X2, whose protein sequence is MRCPSLEAKKSELSLFLNWESKKKTMEMTSRLRNRSWIVDVLAIFFGIGTWLGVNGTFIQLPLLVDEAPEGWSLPSYLSVMVQIGNLGPLLYTAIQKYSPKKLNDGWTIHGVLLVGAFSCLLTAFFYNQTAPVAGADHSLALFVLTCFTALNACTSSVLFMPYMGRFKEQYMVTYFIGEGLSGLLPSVFALIQGIGESGDCVLVNVTETGQEIYELQKTPPRFDTRVFFLILFALMVLAYVGYALLNSLPVARREYAQVTVSEGNKYVYGEADNQPKAEKLSKGQYTYLLLLIGAISLFSNGMFGSIQSYSSAPYGSQAYHLAATLSVIANPVACFMAMFLHFTSLRIITVLSILAGLLTSYVFTTAAMSPLPPLHDQTIGAILIVTAWTLLVGIVSYTKLGITTVMRAQGGQSLVWVGAITQLGSAIGAVAIFFAINYSDLFQAAESSC
- the FeCH gene encoding ferrochelatase, mitochondrial, which gives rise to MFLHNTKLCRLAGSLAGGVRHLSGQKPKTAILMLNMGGPTHTDQVHDYLLRIMTDRDMIQLPVQSRLGPWIAQRRTPEVQKKYKEIGGGSPILKWTELQGQLMCEQLDRISPETGPHKHYVGFRYVNPLTENTLAEIENDKPERIVLFSQYPQYSCATSGSSFNSIFTHYRSNNLPSDVKWSIIDRWGTHPLLIKTFAQRIRDELAKFVETKRNDVVILFTAHSLPLKAVSRGDAYPSEIGASVHMVMQELGQTNPYSLAWQSKVGPLPWLAPATDDAIKGYVKQGLKNFILVPIAFVNEHIETLHELDIEYCDELAKEVGVEEIRRAAAPNDHPLFIDALSNIVADHLKSEQSVNPKFLMRCPMCSNPKCRESKSWYRQLCSN